ATCCACAACCACACCGCGTCGAACCGCTCCACCCACAGCGGGTCGGTCTGGAAATAGGCCTCACAGAACTTCTCGAACCGGTTGCCCTTCGCAGCGGTCGTTTTCGCCGAATCGTCGAACTTCTCCAGCAACTGGCGGAACGTCGTAGGCGGGGCCTGTACCCCGGGGGTCAGAACTGGAAGTAGATTGAACCCCAGTCGATTTACCCAAAGGCTCGGTTGTGACGGTGCCTGGGTGGACTTGCTCAAGGTTCCTGCGGCGTCATGAGAGGCTGCCGGAAGTGGCGATCCGACTGCGGATCGTGAATGCTCACCCCAAGGAGGTCGACTCATGCGTTGGTGAGTACCTGGCCGACCAAGAACTCGCCGGGCTTCGCCCTGTGACCCGCTACCAGCACAACACGCTGCTGGGTCGATTGTCTCGACACATCAGCCCCACGCAGCTCCGAGATGCCACCTCCGACCAGCTCCGTGACTTCTTGCTTCGTTCAAAGGCCAACGGTCAGCCGCTCAGCCAAGGCACACGCGCTGGGGAGGCATCCTGGCTCCGCTCCTATTTCGGGTGGCTCCACCGAACCGGTCGACGCGCCGACAACCCCACCGAATACCTCCCGAGACCGAAACACCCACGACGACTCCCCCGTCCAATCGGAGAACCAGACCTCGAAATGGCCATCGCTCTCGCAGACGCACGAATGCGCGCATGGCTCCGCCTCGCCGCCTACACCGGGCTCAGAGCCGCCGAAATCTCGATGCTCCGAGGCGAGAACGTGCTGTTGTCCCAACACCTGATCGTGATCGCTGAAGGCAAGGGCGGACGACCGGGCGTAGTCCCCGCCCACCCGTCGGTCCTCCAATCGCTCACCGACTGGGGACTCCCCCAAGCAGGATGGGTGTTCCCCCACACCTACAAACACGACGAGCCCATCAAGGCATGGTCCGTCTCCCACAAGGCCGCCGACTACCTCCGCTCATGCGGGATCGACGCCACCATCCACCAACTCCGACACCGTTTCGCAACCGCCGTCTACCAAACCTCCGGCCGAGACCTCCGCACCACCCAAGAACTCCTCCGCCACGCCACACCCCTCAGCACCGCCATCTACACCTGGGTCGACCCAGCCGACGCATCCCAAGCCGTCAACGCGCTCTAACAGGGTGCTGAAAATGGGGGTGTCGGCCGGAACTGGGGTCCGGGCGGTGTCGGTTGTGTTGTCAGGTGCCGGTTTCGTCGTCTGATCCGGGCTGGCGGACCGGCCGGTGTGGTCTCGCTGGGGCCAGCGGGGGGGGTGGCGCTGGCAGCGGCGATAGTCGATGGCGTTCAGGCTGCGGTC
Above is a genomic segment from Candidatus Microthrix parvicella Bio17-1 containing:
- a CDS encoding tyrosine-type recombinase/integrase, with the translated sequence MAIRLRIVNAHPKEVDSCVGEYLADQELAGLRPVTRYQHNTLLGRLSRHISPTQLRDATSDQLRDFLLRSKANGQPLSQGTRAGEASWLRSYFGWLHRTGRRADNPTEYLPRPKHPRRLPRPIGEPDLEMAIALADARMRAWLRLAAYTGLRAAEISMLRGENVLLSQHLIVIAEGKGGRPGVVPAHPSVLQSLTDWGLPQAGWVFPHTYKHDEPIKAWSVSHKAADYLRSCGIDATIHQLRHRFATAVYQTSGRDLRTTQELLRHATPLSTAIYTWVDPADASQAVNAL